ATTAACCATTAATGGGATATTCAATTGTTCTAACCGTTCACGTGTTGCAGGTAGACATATTAGCACCCTGGCATGCACACACATAAAGTTTACAGCCTCAGGAGTAATCTTTTCTGCAGCAATAGCTAAGTCTCCCTCATTCTCTCTGTCTTCATCGTCAACAATTATAACGAAACGGCCAGCTTTAATTTCATCGATAGCTTCTTCAACCTGTGCAAACTTCATACCTTTCTTCCTTTTCTCCCCATGTGATAATGCTATGCCCTCCTGGTGAAGACATTCACCAGGAGGGCATACTCCTTCTAAAACCAATACATTTCCATATTATTCAAAACCATATTCGTATCATGTTGCCAAAATAGCCACAATCTTTTAATCACCCAATCTTATCATGGAGCTTCAAGAGCAATAGCTTCATTGATTTCTTTAACCAGTGATTGCAGTACCTCTTCTTGAATTTCATTCGATATTCTACTTGAAGGGTGCGCAATCTTTATCCTGTCACCTTCGTACCTCGGGATAACATTGACATAGACGTGTGGTATATTCTGCCAAGCGCATTCTCCGTTACCCTGGATTAACGTGATCCCTTCCACTCCTGGCAGATTTATTACAGCTTGGGCCACACTTGCTACGCTCTTAAACAACTCGGCCACTTCCTCCAACGGCATATCCATTAAAGTGTCATAGTGCTTTTTAGGAAAAACGAGGGTATGCCCCTTATGCATTGGATAACTTTCAAGAACTGCAGCGACATGCTCAGTCTCATAAACCTTCCATGGGAGAGAGGGCTCTAGAATTACTCTACATATGGCGCATTCAGTCATTTTGTCAACTCCTTCAGTACTGCGTTCAATACCATGCTGTATGTCTATGCATTAACCATGAACCTAGCGCCATAAGGGCAATACACGACACATCGTTCGCAATTTAGACATAATTCTGGATGCACAACAACATGTCCATTTTCCATCGTGCAACAACCTTCAGGGCATGTTGCATGTGGCCTATCGGCACAAATACCACAACCAACACACTTTGAAGTGTCAACAGCTGAGAAGCGCTTCACTGACTGAGAGTTACCCCAAATGTGATCCCAGTCCTTGAGGTAAGGTTGATGAATCCCGATGATTTCTTTAACGGAAGAGTAGCCCTGCTGTTTCATGAAGTTGTGTAGAAAGTGTACATTTTCCCTTATAACATCTCTGCCTCGAGCTTCAACAGCAGTTACCTGGTTGGTACAATGCGCGCCAAGCATAAGCGCCTGCACAACATGTTCAGGGTCTGTAAGCCCGCCTGTTGACATTATACCCATCTTTGGCACAAAATGGCCGACTATGCCTACATCTTTAAAGTTGACATTGAGCAAACCGGGGCCATTGAAAGCGGTTGTTAGTTTATTATAGACCTGAGTTTCAACAGGCGAGGTCTTCGGATTGTATATGTCAGGTGGTAAGGTAATCTGACCACAATTCATGGTCTCAATAAAATCACACCCTGCCTTTAAGAATTCTTCGCAACACCATACATAGTCCAAACAACCAACTTCGGTAGACATCTTGACACCAAGAGGGATTTTGACAACTTTCTTGATTTCTCTTATGATATTCGCCATTTTGTCTCTCCACAGCAACATGCCGTAGAAACTCTTACCCCGAGCAGGAATATCACCTTGCTTATACCATTTGTACATGTAGTCATATGGAGTATTGTCAGGGCATGCGCAGTTAAGCAGCACCATGTCTGCGCCCATATCTTCAACAAACTTAGCATTATACGTATATCCTTTGGGAGTAGCACCAATACCGCGGAATATTCCAACCAAAGGCGTGTTCTCCGGCAAAAGTTTCTTCGATTCTGAAATCAATTTGCCGACCTTGTCGAATTGTGCTTCCCATTGGTCTTGGGTGGGATAATATCCAGAGAGGTTGGGCTTAATTGCCTCGATCCGTGGATCAAGTCCAAAATGCCCAACGCCACTTCCACCAGGGAAATAGCAATACCCGGCCATACCATATGAAGTCCAAATGGGTTTTGCATGGCCAATAAGCTGCTCTTTACCTTCAGGATCTGTGTATATCTCTGGGATAGGGCTATCGTCCACCATTTCCGTTTCGGCAAGAATAGCGTCGCACTGCTCCTTATTCGGCTTGTAGTCAATTTGAACACACATATGCCCGCAGCCTGCTTGAG
The DNA window shown above is from Dehalococcoidales bacterium and carries:
- a CDS encoding 3,4-dihydroxy-2-butanone-4-phosphate synthase, which gives rise to MVLEGVCPPGECLHQEGIALSHGEKRKKGMKFAQVEEAIDEIKAGRFVIIVDDEDRENEGDLAIAAEKITPEAVNFMCVHARVLICLPATRERLEQLNIPLMVN
- a CDS encoding 4Fe-4S binding protein, which produces MAGVKMRTPFGIGFIGGVTVPNEFLRNAQAGCGHMCVQIDYKPNKEQCDAILAETEMVDDSPIPEIYTDPEGKEQLIGHAKPIWTSYGMAGYCYFPGGSGVGHFGLDPRIEAIKPNLSGYYPTQDQWEAQFDKVGKLISESKKLLPENTPLVGIFRGIGATPKGYTYNAKFVEDMGADMVLLNCACPDNTPYDYMYKWYKQGDIPARGKSFYGMLLWRDKMANIIREIKKVVKIPLGVKMSTEVGCLDYVWCCEEFLKAGCDFIETMNCGQITLPPDIYNPKTSPVETQVYNKLTTAFNGPGLLNVNFKDVGIVGHFVPKMGIMSTGGLTDPEHVVQALMLGAHCTNQVTAVEARGRDVIRENVHFLHNFMKQQGYSSVKEIIGIHQPYLKDWDHIWGNSQSVKRFSAVDTSKCVGCGICADRPHATCPEGCCTMENGHVVVHPELCLNCERCVVYCPYGARFMVNA
- a CDS encoding HIT domain-containing protein encodes the protein MTECAICRVILEPSLPWKVYETEHVAAVLESYPMHKGHTLVFPKKHYDTLMDMPLEEVAELFKSVASVAQAVINLPGVEGITLIQGNGECAWQNIPHVYVNVIPRYEGDRIKIAHPSSRISNEIQEEVLQSLVKEINEAIALEAP